One genomic window of Magnetococcales bacterium includes the following:
- a CDS encoding Spy/CpxP family protein refolding chaperone, whose protein sequence is MKSRRGLALSALVWAGIAFSGMGAGAESGVAGHEGHVAAANVAPSVEVNPSGKNMCRKSTQPAPLVQESGRETETGAMAGMDHGAMGGMMSGDTANETGSMTMEMCRGKKGGKCCKKMGGMGSSGAEGSYQVYLGGIRVMDLSQESLAEVLDMLREEIGVGAEQETVWSHFVAAMHAQNRMAREVLTTLAPLADMTALAGLEANLEAQQRLLEAKREALQAFTAVYAVLGTEQKAKAGILLPVAR, encoded by the coding sequence ATGAAGAGCAGGAGAGGATTGGCCTTATCGGCGTTGGTCTGGGCAGGGATCGCTTTTTCGGGGATGGGTGCCGGGGCCGAATCGGGGGTTGCCGGGCATGAGGGTCATGTTGCTGCGGCGAATGTGGCACCGTCGGTCGAGGTAAACCCTTCGGGCAAGAATATGTGTCGCAAGTCGACCCAACCGGCGCCATTGGTTCAGGAGAGCGGGCGGGAGACTGAGACCGGGGCGATGGCCGGCATGGACCACGGTGCCATGGGGGGCATGATGTCCGGTGATACGGCGAACGAAACCGGCTCCATGACCATGGAGATGTGTCGCGGCAAGAAGGGCGGCAAGTGCTGTAAAAAGATGGGCGGCATGGGTTCCTCCGGGGCGGAAGGCTCTTACCAGGTCTATCTGGGGGGGATCCGGGTGATGGATCTGTCTCAAGAGTCCCTGGCGGAAGTACTGGATATGCTGCGGGAGGAGATTGGGGTTGGGGCGGAACAGGAGACGGTCTGGAGCCACTTCGTGGCGGCCATGCATGCTCAGAATCGGATGGCCCGTGAGGTGTTGACCACCCTGGCGCCTTTGGCGGATATGACGGCATTGGCGGGATTGGAGGCCAATCTGGAGGCGCAGCAACGTTTATTGGAGGCCAAACGCGAGGCCTTGCAGGCCTTTACGGCGGTTTATGCCGTGCTGGGTACGGAGCAGAAGGCCAAGGCGGGGATTTTACTGCCGGTTGCCCGTTGA
- a CDS encoding DUF1990 domain-containing protein — MSFSRQSDPRASFLPPFAQGLGVDSPSFPLVSFDRPGTDRIRAFLASQETLPFTYPEHGASRTFPLPDTRPLEKKYKVIHHRFHLGRGMDTFHRARRALLRWEMFQLGWVLPCWADTPQHEGTIFGILSRVMGVWTVQACRILLRFDDPVENATGIARCGVAYGTTPGHAIMGEERLSVEWNPLDQSVTYEIYSFSRESQLLVKIVGFHLRAVQKRFGEESYQAMIRAANTP; from the coding sequence ATGTCTTTTTCGCGACAGAGCGACCCCCGAGCGAGCTTCCTCCCCCCCTTTGCCCAGGGATTGGGAGTCGACAGCCCGAGTTTTCCCCTGGTCTCCTTCGATCGTCCCGGTACGGATCGCATTCGTGCCTTCCTGGCGAGTCAGGAAACGTTACCCTTCACCTATCCCGAACACGGTGCCTCTCGCACCTTTCCCCTGCCCGATACCCGACCCCTGGAAAAAAAGTACAAGGTCATCCATCACCGCTTCCATCTGGGACGGGGCATGGACACCTTTCATCGGGCCAGACGGGCGCTGTTGCGCTGGGAGATGTTCCAACTGGGCTGGGTTCTGCCCTGCTGGGCCGATACCCCGCAACACGAAGGAACCATTTTCGGCATTCTCAGCCGGGTCATGGGCGTCTGGACGGTACAAGCCTGTCGCATTTTGCTGCGATTCGACGACCCGGTGGAGAATGCCACGGGAATCGCTCGATGCGGGGTGGCCTACGGCACCACACCGGGCCATGCCATCATGGGCGAGGAACGCCTCTCCGTGGAATGGAACCCCCTGGATCAATCCGTCACCTACGAAATCTACTCCTTCTCCCGGGAAAGCCAGTTGCTGGTCAAAATCGTCGGGTTTCACCTGCGCGCGGTACAAAAACGCTTCGGGGAGGAGTCCTATCAAGCCATGATACGGGCCGCCAACACCCCGTGA